Proteins encoded together in one Falco peregrinus isolate bFalPer1 chromosome 2, bFalPer1.pri, whole genome shotgun sequence window:
- the GUCY1A1 gene encoding guanylate cyclase soluble subunit alpha-1 — MFCTKLKDLKITGECPFSLLTPSHIPEEHDKDCTENSSRAALPICKEVHEKDAQGNLPQRKTSRSRVYLHTLTESICKLIFPEFERLNLAVQRTLAKYRIKEARKAGDREDFEKIISDHANAAGVPVESLQESLGEELFKICYEEDEHILGVIGGTLKDFLNSFTTLLRQSGHSQEAGKKDRLEDASILCLEKDQDFLNVYYFFPQKITSLILSGIIKAAAHILYETEVEVMLMPPCFHNDCTEFANQPYLLYSIQVKSAKPSLSPCKPQSSLVIPASVFCKTFPFHFMFDKDMSVLQIGNGIRRLLTRREFQAKPNFEEYFEILTPKVSCTFSGIMTMLNMQFTVRVRRWDNTDMKSSMVMDLKGQMIYIFESSAILFLGSPCVDRLEDFTGRGLYLSDIPIHNALRDVVLIGEQARAQDGLKKRLGKLKATLEQAHQALEEEKKKTVDLLFSIFPGEVAQQLWQGQVVQAKKFNNVTMLFSDIVGFTAICSQCSPMQVITMLNELYTRFDYQCGELDVYKVETIGDAYCVAGGLHKESETHAVQIALMALKMMELSDEVVSPHGEPIKMRIGLHSGSVFAGVVGVKMPRYCLFGNNVTLANKFESCSIPRKINVSPTTYRLLKEYPGFVFTPRSREELPPNFPSDIPGICYFLDAYIQGTNSQTWFQKRDLGDGNANFLGEESGID; from the exons ATGTTCTGTACAAAACTGAAAGACTTGAAGATCACAGGGGAATGTCCTTTCTCCTTACTGACTCCAAGTCACATCCCTGAGGAACATGACAAGGATTGCACAGAAAACAGCTCTAGAGCGGCTTTGCCCATCTGCAAAGAAGTCCATGAAAAAGATGCTCAAGGAAACCTGCCACAAAGGAAAACGAGCAGAAGTAGAGTGTACCTGCACACGTTGACTGAAAGCATCTGCAAACTAATCTTTCCTGAG ttTGAAAGGCTAAATCTGGCAGTTCAGAGAACACttgcaaaatacagaataaaagaaGCCAG AAAAGCTGGGGATAGagaagattttgaaaaaataatcagtgatCATGCTAATGCAGCAG GTGTTCCCGTGGAGTCTCTACAGGAATCTCTTGGTGAAGAGCTATTCAAAATATGCTATGAAGAGGATGAACACATATTAGGGGTTATTGGAGGAACCCTTAAGGACTTCTTGAACAGTTTCACTACTCTGCTGAGGCAGAGTGGCCACAGccaagaagcaggaaagaaggaCAGACTTGAAGATGCTTCCATATTATGCCTTGAGAAAGATCAGGACTTCTTAAATGTGTATTATTTCTTTCCGCAGAAAATCACAAGTCTTATTCTATCTGGCATTATTAAAGCAGCAGCTCATATTTTGTATGAAACCGAGGTGGAAGTGATGCTCATGCCTCCTTGTTTCCATAATGACTGCACTGAGTTTGCAAACCAGCCTTATTTGCTGTACTCTATACAAGTCAAAAGTGCAAAACCTTCCTTATCTCCATGTAAACCACAGTCTTCACTTGTGATTCCTGCCTCTGTGTTCTGTAAGACTTTcccatttcattttatgtttgaCAAGGATATGTCAGTTCTTCAAATTGGAAATGGGATAAGAAGACTTTTGACCAGGAGAGAATTTCAAGCGAAGCCCAATTTTGAAGAGTATTTTGAGATTCTTACCCCCAAAGTAAGCTGCACTTTTAGTGGAATAATGACAATGCTCAATATGCAGTTTACTGTACGAGTCAGAAGATGGGATAATACTGATATGAAATCATCCATG GTGATGGACCTTAAAGGCCAGATGATCTACATTTTTGAGTCCAGTGCCATCCTGTTCTTGGGATCTCCTTGTGTGGATAGACTAGAAGATTTTACAGGACGTGGGTTGTACCTCTCAGATATTCCCATTCACAATGCCTTGAGAGATGTTGTCCTGATAGGAGAGCAGGCCAGAGCTCAGGATGGACTGAAGAagaggttaggaaagctaaaagCAACCCTCGAGCAGGCCCATCAAGcacttgaagaagaaaagaagaagacCGTAgatcttctgttttccatttttcctggAGAGGTtgctcagcagctgtggcagggaCAAGTTGTGCAAGCCAAGAAATTTAATAATGTCACAATGCTTTTCTCTGACATTGTTGGATTCACTGCCATCTGTTCCCAATGCTCACCTATGCAGGTTATCACCATGCTTAATGAGCTTTATACTCGCTTTGATTACCAATGTGGAGAGCTAGATGTCTACAAG GTTGAGACTATTGGAGATGCCTACTGTGTCGCTGGAGGTTTACACAAAGAAAGCGAAACGCATGCTGTTCAAATAGCATTGATGGCCCTGAAGATGATGGAGCTGTCAGATGAGGTGGTGTCTCCCCATGGAGAGCCTATCAAG ATGCGTATTGGCCTTCATTCTGGATCTGTCTTTGCTGGAGTTGTTGGGGTTAAAATGCCTCGTTATTGCCTTTTTGGAAATAATGTAACCCTTGCCAATAAGTTTGAATCTTGCAGTATacctagaaaaataaatgtcagccCAACAACTTACAG GTTGTTAAAGGAGTATCCAGGTTTTGTGTTCACACCTCGCTCAAGAGAAGAGCTTCCACCAAATTTTCCCAGTGATATCCCTGGAATTTGCTATTTTCTGGATGCTTATATTCAAGGAACAAACTCACAGACTTGGTTTCAAAAGAGAGATTTGGGAGATGGCAATGCCAATTTTTTGGGTGAGGAATCAGGAATAGACTAA